A window of Saccharomyces eubayanus strain FM1318 chromosome XII, whole genome shotgun sequence contains these coding sequences:
- the PUN1 gene encoding Pun1p, whose product MRNFFTLFFAALFSLAALILAIVACAGSTKNYSPINKIYCAELDLSQIHVSTVFPSLGSATLSTLGLPSYINIGLWSYCLEDSSHSIQSCSSPSGIQKFNLTGLLYDNIVDNEALKLIDSIADVVLPSKLQDKMKYYNDLVKCMFITIIIGIVLSFVNLVFSILRWIIHIRPLVWGGAFFSFLAFAALIISIGSCLGTYSYIKYILKHNYSDYGISLSIGRTYQGLMWGAVVGALLNFILWCSVRSRPNMIYANAPIEEKPLI is encoded by the coding sequence ATGAGGAATTTTTTCACGTTATTTTTTGCAGCATTATTTTCGCTTGCAGCACTCATATTGGCCATTGTGGCTTGCGCAGGTTCGACGAAAAACTATAGCCctataaacaaaatatattGTGCCGAGTTAGATCTGTCGCAAATACACGTATCGACGGTTTTCCCCTCACTAGGGTCAGCTACGCTGTCGACGTTGGGCTTGCCCTcgtatataaatattggTCTGTGGTCATACTGTTTGGAGGACTCTTCCCACAGCATCCAATCCTGCTCTTCCCCCAGCGGTATCCAAAAGTTCAATCTAACGGGATTGTTGTATGACAACATCGTTGACAACGAGGCTTTGAAGCTTATAGACTCCATAGCTGACGTTGTTCTCCCCTCAAAACTACAGGACAAGATGAAATACTACAACGATTTGGTCAAATGCATgttcatcaccatcatcataGGCATTGTCCTGAGCTTTGTCAATTTGGTGTTCAGTATCCTGCGTTGGATCATCCATATTAGGCCGCTGGTGTGGGGTggtgcttttttttcgttcttgGCGTTCGCTGCGCTAATTATCAGCATAGGTTCGTGTCTGGGTACTTATTCGTATATCAAGTACATCCTGAAACACAACTACAGTGACTACGGTATTTCGTTGAGCATTGGTAGGACTTACCAAGGTTTAATGTGGGGGGCGGTTGTTGGAGCTCTACTGAATTTCATCTTATGGTGTAGTGTGAGATCTAGACCAAACATGATCTATGCGAATGCACCAATTGAAGAGAAACCATTGATTTGA
- the VPS36 gene encoding ESCRT-II subunit protein VPS36: MEYWHYVETTSSGQPLLRENETDIFIDQSVGLYHGKSKILQRQRGRVFLTSQRIIYIDDSKPTQNSLGLELDDLAHVDYSSGFLTRSPRLILFFKDSSSKDALEKRADAMCSNVVSTWVCPICMVSNETRGEFAKDTLPLPICVNCGVPADYELTRSSINSSNTTNTTSSDQSGSDSDKNVCSACTFVNHPQIGNCEICGHRLPNASKVRSKLNKLRSFHDSRIHIELEKHSLSKSKSSHSASSAAPSSSSSTATPTEFVQLSFRKSDGVLFSQATEKALEGILHEKNKHIFNQNVVSVNGIDVTETANGHDRDNDVLFVETKLSRIGIASLEKSRENQLLNNDILFNNALTDLNKLMSLATSIERLYKNSNIAMKKTTTNFQDESTVNEPKAKRPLLILDRDKFLNKELFLDEIAREIYEFTLSEFKDSNNDNNNTNYMIVTLVDLYAMYNKSMRIGTGLISPMEMKEACERFEHLGLNELRLVKVNKRILCLTSEKFDVVKEKLVDLINENPGSDLLKLTQILSSNNSQSNWTLGILMEVLQSCVDEGDLLIDKQLSGIYYYKNSYWPPHTQIMNA; encoded by the coding sequence ATGGAGTACTGGCACTATGTGGAAACAACGTCTTCGGGCCAACCTCTACTTCGAGAAAACGAAACAGATATTTTTATCGACCAGTCTGTAGGCCTTTACCATGGCAAGTCAAAGATCTTGCAGAGACAGCGGGGCAGAGTTTTCTTAACGTCACAAAGAATCATATACATCGATGATTCTAAGCCCACTCAAAATTCGCTAGGCTTGGAGTTGGACGACCTCGCGCATGTTGATTATTCGTCTGGCTTTTTGACCAGATCGCCTcgtttgattttgttcttcaagGACTCCTCCAGTAAAGACGCCCTGGAGAAACGCGCGGATGCAATGTGTAGCAATGTCGTTTCCACGTGGGTCTGCCCCATTTGTATGGTCTCGAACGAAACACGGGGGGAATTTGCTAAGGACACTCTACCTTTACCCATTTGTGTCAATTGTGGCGTGCCAGCAGATTACGAACTAACCAGGTCTTCAATAAACTCTTCCAATACAACAAACACAACGTCCAGTGATCAATCTGGGTCGGACTCTGACAAAAATGTTTGTTCCGCTTGCACTTTTGTTAATCATCCTCAAATAGGTAATTGCGAAATTTGCGGCCACAGGCTACCTAACGCATCCAAGGTACGATcgaaattgaacaaattgaGAAGCTTTCATGATTCTAGGATCCATATCGAGTTAGAAAAACACTCACTGAGTAAAAGTAAAAGCTCACATTCGGCATCGTCAGCTGCgccgtcgtcgtcgtcatcaaCAGCAACACCTACAGAATTCGTACAGTTAAGCTTCCGTAAGTCCGATGGTGTTTTGTTCTCGCAAGCCACTGAAAAGGCTTTGGAAGGCATActtcatgaaaaaaataagcaCATCTTTAATCAAAACGTAGTGTCTGTTAATGGTATAGATGTGACGGAGACGGCCAACGGCCACGATCGTGATAATGATGTTCTATTTGTAGAGACTAAGCTGAGTAGGATCGGCATAGCGAGTCTGGAAAAGTCCAGAGAAAACCAGCTCTTGAATAAcgatattcttttcaacaacGCATTGACCGATCTGAATAAACTGATGTCATTGGCCACCAGCATCGAAAGATTATACAAAAACAGCAACATAGCGATGAAAAAGACGACAACAAACTTCCAGGACGAATCAACGGTTAATGAACCGAAAGCCAAAAGACCGCTATTGATTCTTGATAGAGACAAATTCCTGAATAAAGAGTTGTTCTTGGATGAAATCGCGAGGGAAATTTACGAGTTCACGTTATCGGAGTTTAAAGACTCAAACaacgacaacaacaatacgAACTACATGATTGTAACCTTGGTAGATCTATATGCAATGTACAATAAATCCATGCGTATAGGTACTGGCCTTATATCCCCCATGGAAATGAAGGAAGCTTGCGAGCGGTTTGAACATCTAGGTTTAAACGAATTGAGATTAGTAAAAGTTAACAAAAGAATTCTGTGCCTGACAAGCGAAAAGTTCGACGTCGTCAAGGAAAAACTAGTGGATTTGATAAATGAAAACCCTGGTTCTGATCTTTTAAAATTAACACAAATCTTGAGTTCTAATAATTCACAGTCAAACTGGACTTTGGGTATCCTTATGGAAGTCTTACAAAGTTGTGTTGACGAGGGTGACCTACTGATAGACAAACAATTGAGTGGCATTTACTATTATAAAAACTCTTATTGGCCCCCTCACACTCAAATAATGAACGCATAA
- the CDC73 gene encoding Cdc73p, whose amino-acid sequence MENSLERLREHLKNGYKIILKDSEGQDTDDIAKAIEVQTESSNGSSKGTFLLNEETEIEIDGSPVQLRVIIHCWMNKDSSAANYLADCKNKQLTNVSFLQRTDLINWLSGKTESSQYLKAIGHNGQTSDKANTSNDESAPLTDGSPDAKLATSGSAGNGLVPSDPVLAETMKNERVVQDHNSALRGARPINFGYLIKDAELKLVQSIKGSLRGSKLPPGHKGAHGRVSKTNGSSSGPRKDPIILIPSAASSMLTIANIKQFLHDSKYMNPRDLPSTPNGLVNIEKNFERISRPIRFIIVDNTRMFTKPEYWDRVVAVFTTGHTWQFNNYQWNTPQELFQHCKGYYFHFAGDSVPQHVQQWNVEKVELDKNKRFKDVEVVRYFWHSLEKELISRGYH is encoded by the coding sequence atggaaaactCACTAGAGAGACTGAGAGAgcacttgaaaaatggctataaaattattttgaagGATAGTGAAGGACAGGATACTGATGATATCGCGAAAGCTATAGAGGTGCAAACTGAATCTAGTAATGGCAGCTCTAAAGGCACTTTCCTGCTGaatgaagaaacagaaatCGAGATTGATGGCTCACCAGTACAGTTGCGAGTAATCATTCATTGTTGGATGAACAAAGACTCTAGTGCCGCTAACTATTTAGCTGACTGTAAAAATAAGCAATTGACAAATGTGTCCTTTCTGCAAAGAACGGATTTAATTAACTGGTTGTCTGGCAAAACTGAATCATCCCAATATTTGAAAGCAATCGGTCATAATGGTCAAACATCCGATAAAGCAAACACATCCAACGATGAAAGTGCACCTTTAACGGATGGATCACCTGACGCAAAACTAGCCACATCAGGATCTGCTGGAAATGGTCTTGTACCATCAGATCCGGTGCTAGCAGAAACGATGAAAAATGAACGTGTAGTGCAGGACCATAACTCTGCATTACGCGGTGCTAGACCAATTAATTTTGGTTATCTAATAAAAGATGCTGAACTAAAGTTAGTGCAGTCCATTAAGGGATCTTTGCGTGGCTCTAAACTTCCTCCCGGCCATAAAGGTGCTCACGGTCGTGTCTCCAAGACAAATGGTTCGTCCAGCGGCCCTCGCAAGGATCCTATCATTTTAATTCCTTCAGCTGCATCGTCAATGTTGACTATTGCAAATATAAAACAGTTTCTACATGattcaaaatatatgaATCCTCGCGATTTACCGTCAACGCCAAATGGGTTAGtcaatatagaaaaaaattttgaacgTATATCTAGACCGATTAGGTTCATTATAGTTGATAATACAAGGATGTTCACCAAGCCGGAATATTGGGATAGAGTTGTTGCCGTTTTCACCACAGGCCACACATGGCAATTCAACAATTATCAATGGAATACGCCACAAGAATTATTCCAACATTGCAAAGGTTACTATTTCCATTTTGCTGGTGACTCTGTGCCACAACACGTTCAGCAGTGGAATGTAGAAAAAGTCGAACTTGACAAGAATAAAAGATTCAAAGATGTGGAAGTGGTCCGTTATTTCTGGCAtagtttggaaaaggagCTTATTTCGAGAGGGTATCATtga
- a CDS encoding RNA helicase has product MAKKNKSSSKNSTPVNDIPVATGKKKTKGKKAQEPEPEDDKKTKQQANRAKVTSTASWTGKLPHTILHETCQKRKWNRVEYDMKKIGDKGFIAIAVLSFTDPKTKETLVARMNDPTYDKAAGKGLVIPQETPVEARHMASTIALYRIAYNTNLHMMLPPNHKKTWYDLDDFRKGNLKGDEKRINKLFDLDPFRTMVEDRKLKQQREKEHMAQNNQAQKEHVTRTILSSHSEAPSSKKNLKDSKSKSHRDSHKPSLVRFPKKVWEGAIFVDLDESSRQLIETSLKVKIDWLSKKITHTNEVPTEDREQLKEKLVSLQFRPKHIEEAMSYKDPLSFLLFNLPEDDLPGFFHKKKGDTKNKVEISTLPLSTRMIVERLTEIGVSSDEALLALQENDMDENEAAGFLTMEYLPSLKINSNVSVGEAESIECWNQELETLESIYEGCVKDIKENSHYTLNLIEKSKIKLKIYRTKNYPASLPGIIVSTFDINYKLPDYIKKQTLTKLLHYLQEANLLGDMLIYHIFEWLKDNIAAIIDNPGPLISESDLKGAISNRSIPKDKANTNNTMGSKRFAKNNISDVMLSALKEEYTKRIRSPEYKNMQLVREQLPAWKKQKVIVDLINNNEVVLITGETGSGKSTQVVQFVLDFLQSQKEDFSKTKIVCTQPRRISAIGLAERVSDERCVTCGDEIGYVIRGVNKTKASTRIKFMTTGVLVRLLQNARTMLENTIVVIDEVHERSIDTDLIVTLMKNLLTKVRGMRIVLMSATVNVDLFKKFFPGLATCHIEGRTFPITDYFLEDILDALDFKIKREKALSYDDGDDDERNDNDQYLRPRADSKFFTSGQINYDLLLQVVKHVDKRLKDTDSNGSVIVFLPGVGEINKCCKLLSDKTNEANFVILPLHSALTPEDQKRVFRKYHGKRKVVVSTNIAETSITIDDCVATIDTGRAKSMFYNPKDNTTKLVESFISKAEVKQRRGRAGRVRAGLSYKLFSKSLYENDMIPMPIPEIKRIPLESLYLSVKAMGIKNVKVFLSTALDAPPLLALQKAERMLTTVGLVDEFDNSLTQLGQFISLMPVMDSKHGKLLIYGILFGCTDICVLLVSILGIGALPFIGGFENRDKIKNLLSKYENRGDLFAVLEIVRNYLKIKDPTIKRKYLKDHLLSYNKMNEIKSSIAQYYSILKDVGFLPMNYRANLSPDLNRNEKNSDILRAILTGAFYPHVARVQLPDVKYLSTSSGAIEKDPEAKMIKYWIRSEEYQDKLEEFKTNDSQETQKKVDLENLPLPATRAFIHPSSVLFSTNSVNLEDAKLLSEVEGPISKQSKIPTVARYPFVLFTTSQVTNKLYLRDLTPTTTLSLLLFGGAISYDVGGSIHSPGIVVDNWLPIRTWCKNAVLIKELRTQLDEAIRKKLESPDYAKKSQSENSDADETLKIVEKILTSEQ; this is encoded by the coding sequence ATGGctaagaaaaataagagTAGCTCGAAAAATTCGACTCCCGTGAATGATATACCAGTCGCTACtgggaagaagaagacaaaaggaaaaaaggcGCAAGAACCAGAACCAgaagatgataaaaaaaccaagCAGCAAGCTAATAGGGCAAAAGTGACATCAACGGCAAGCTGGACAGGTAAATTGCCTCACACGATATTACACGAGACATGTCAAAAGCGAAAATGGAATAGGGTAGAGTACgatatgaagaaaattggTGACAAAGGCTTTATTGCTATTGCCGTTTTGTCGTTTACCGACCCAAAGACGAAAGAAACTTTGGTTGCAAGAATGAACGACCCAACCTATGATAAGGCTGCTGGAAAAGGCCTTGTCATTCCTCAAGAAACTCCAGTTGAAGCGAGACATATGGCCTCCACTATAGCATTATATCGTATCGCATATAATACAAACCTGCATATGATGCTCCCACCAAATCATAAGAAAACATGGTATGACCTTGACGATTTCCGTAAGGGAAATTTGAAGGGCGACGAAAAGCGTATAAACAAACTGTTTGATCTGGATCCCTTCAGGACAATGGTGGAAGATAGAAAGCTCAAACAACAGCGTGAGAAGGAACATATGGCACAGAATAATCAAGCACAGAAAGAGCACGTAACGCGGACTATCTTGTCTAGCCATAGCGAGGCTCCTTCctccaagaaaaatttgaaagacaGCAAATCAAAGTCGCATAGAGATTCACACAAGCCTTCATTAGTAAggtttccaaaaaaagtttggGAAGGCGCAATATTTGTTGATCTCGATGAGTCTTCTAGACAGTTGATAGAAACATCATTGAAAGTCAAAATAGATTGGCtaagtaaaaaaattaccCATACCAATGAAGTGCCCACTGAAGATAGAGAACAGCTCAAGGAAAAGCTGGTTTCTTTACAGTTTAGGCCAAAGCACATAGAAGAAGCTATGTCATACAAAGATCCCTtatctttcttattattcAATTTACCTGAGGATGACTTGCCGGGATTTTTTCATAAGAAGAAAGGGGATACAAAGAATAAAGTCGAGATCTCAACTTTACCCCTGTCTACTCGAATGATTGTTGAGCGCTTGACAGAAATTGGCGTATCATCAGATGAAGCATTGCTAGctttacaagaaaatgacATGGACGAAAATGAGGCAGCCGGTTTCTTGACAATGGAATACTTGCCATCTCTGAAAATTAATTCAAACGTGTCTGTAGGGGAAGCTGAATCTATTGAATGTTGGAATCAAGAACTGGAGACTCTAGAAAGTATTTACGAAGGTTGCGTGAAGGACATTAAAGAGAATTCTCATTACACGTTAAAtttaattgaaaaatccaaaatcaaactGAAAATCTACAGGACTAAAAATTATCCGGCTTCTTTGCCGGGAATTATAGTGTCAACCTTCGATATAAATTACAAATTACCTGACTATATCAAGAAGCAAACACTGACTAAACTATTGCATTATCTCCAAGAGGCTAATTTATTAGGCGATATGTTAATATATCATATATTTGAATGGCTGAAAGACAATATTGCTGCAATTATTGATAATCCTGGTCCGTTAATTTCAGAATCTGACTTAAAGGGTGCAATTAGCAACAGAAGCATACCTAAAGATAAGGCAAACACAAATAATACTATGGGCTCAAAGAGATTTGCAAAGAATAACATATCTGACGTTATGTTAAGTGCTCTAAAGGAAGAATATACCAAAAGAATTAGAAGCCCtgaatacaaaaatatGCAGTTAGTTAGAGAACAATTGCCTGCTtggaagaaacaaaaagtgATTGTCGACCTCATCAATAATAACGAAGTTGTACTGATCACTGGTGAAACAGGTTCAGGTAAATCCACTCAGGTCGTTCAGTTTGTTCTGGATTTTTTGCAAAGTCAGAAAGAAGATTTTagtaaaacaaaaattgtATGTACGCAGCCTAGAAGGATATCCGCCATTGGGCTTGCTGAACGTGTTTCCGATGAACGTTGCGTGACTTGTGGTGACGAGATCGGTTATGTGATAAGAGGTGTCAACAAAACTAAGGCATCTACAAGAATCAAGTTCATGACTACAGGTGTTCTTGTTAGACTTTTACAGAATGCTAGAACTATGTTAGAGAATAccattgttgttattgatgaagttcATGAACGTTCCATTGATACAGATTTGATAGTGACACTAATGAAAAACCTTTTGACTAAAGTTCGTGGTATGAGGATTGTCCTAATGAGTGCCACTGTTAATGTTGActtgttcaagaaattttttcccGGATTAGCAACATGTCACATAGAAGGACGTACTTTTCCTATCACAGATTATTTCTTAGAAGATATTTTGGATGCTTtagatttcaaaattaaaaggGAAAAAGCTTTATCTTATGATGAtggcgatgatgatgaaagaaatgataaTGACCAGTACCTAAGGCCAAGGGCCGACTCTAAGTTTTTTACATCAGGGCAAATAAACTACGATCTACTTCTACAAGTTGTTAAACACGTGGATAAACGTTTAAAGGATACTGACAGCAATGGAtctgttattgttttcttacCTGGTGTAGGTGAGATTAACAAGTGCTGTAAGTTGCTATCTGATAAAACCAATGAAGCAAATTTTGTAATATTGCCCTTGCATTCCGCTTTAACCCCTGAGGATCAAAAGAGAGTGTTCAGGAAGTATCACGGAAAGAGAAAGGTTGTTGTCTCTACGAACATTGCCGAAACTTCTATTACTATAGATGACTGTGTTGCCACTATTGACACAGGTCGTGCCAAGTCAATGTTCTATAACCCAAAGGATAATACTACAAAACTAGTTGAAtcatttatttcaaaagctGAAGTTAAACAACGTAGAGGTCGTGCTGGTAGAGTTCGTGCTGGTTTGTCGTACAAACTATTTTCTAAGAGTTTGTATGAAAATGACATGATTCCAATGCCAATTCCAGAGATCAAGAGAATTCCATTAGAGTCCCTTTACTTATCCGTTAAAGCCATGGGTATAAAAAACGTCAAAGTGTTTTTGAGCACAGCACTTGATGCACCACCTTTGCTAGCCTTGCAGAAGGCTGAAAGAATGTTAACTACTGTGGGGTTAGTTGACGAGTTCGATAACTCGCTTACACAGTTAGGTCAATTCATCAGCTTGATGCCCGTTATGGATAGTAAGCATGGTAAGTTACTGATTTATGGGATTCTATTTGGATGCACAGATATTTGTGTTTTACTTGTTTCGATACTTGGCATTGGTGCTTTGCCTTTTATCGGAGGTTTTGAAAACAGAGACAAAATAAAGAACCTGCTATCCAAATATGAAAATCGTGGGGACTTATTTGCGGTGTTGGAAATTGTCAgaaattatttgaagattaAAGACCCAACCATTAAAAGAAAGTACTTGAAGGATCATTTACTTTCATATAACAAAATGAATGAGATCAAATCATCGATAGCTCAGTATTATTCTATTTTAAAAGATGTAGGATTTCTACCAATGAATTACAGAGCAAATTTATCCCCCGATCTGAATAGAAATGAGAAAAACTCTGATATCCTCAGAGCTATTCTCACTGGTGCGTTTTATCCACACGTGGCCAGGGTACAATTGCCAGATGTGAAATATTTGTCAACAAGCTCTGGTGCTATCGAAAAAGATCCAGAAGCCAAAATGATTAAATACTGGATTAGAAGTGAAGAATATCAGGATAAGTTAGAAGAGTTTAAAACAAATGACTCGCAAGAAACTCAAAAGAAGGtcgatttggaaaatttacCCCTGCCTGCAACTAGAGCATTCATTCATCCAAGTtctgttttattttcaaccAACTCAGTGAATTTGGAAGACGCTAAACTGCTTTCTGAAGTAGAAGGTCCAATTTCCAAGCAGTCAAAGATACCCACAGTTGCAAGATATCCATTCGTCTTGTTTACCACATCCCAAGTCACTAATAAACTGTATTTAAGAGATTTGACCCCAACCACTAcgttatcattattgttatttgGAGGAGCGATCTCTTATGATGTGGGCGGAAGTATTCATTCACCAGGGATTGTTGTTGACAATTGGCTCCCAATCAGAACCTGGTGCAAAAACGCAGTGTTGATTAAGGAATTAAGAACACAACTTGATGAAGctataagaaagaaactaGAGAGCCCCGATTATGCTAAAAAATCACAATCTGAGAATTCTGATGCTGATGAAACGCTAAAAATTGTCGAGAAAATATTAACTTCCGAGCAATGA
- the URA4 gene encoding dihydroorotase: protein MVQEIDLGVTCDMHVHVREGAMCELVTPKIRDGGVSVAYIMPNLQPPITTLDRVVEYKKTLQKLAPKTTFLMSLYLSKELTPDLIHEAAQKGAIHGVKCYPAGVTTNSSAGVDPNDFSVFYPIFKAMEEENLVLNLHGEKPSVLEGDEEAIHVLNAEEAFLPALRKLHTDFPNLKVILEHCTSEAAINTIEDINKDVVNASDVKVAATLTAHHLFLTIDDWAGNPVNFCKPVAKLPNDKKALVKAAVSGKPYFFFGSDSAPHPVQNKARYMGVCAGVYSQSFAIPYIAQIFEEQEALDNLKGFVSDFGISFYGIEDSKLASADKVVLFKSEQTVPQSISDGKEVSVIPFKAGDKLSWSVRWESC from the coding sequence ATGGTGCAAGAAATAGATTTGGGCGTAACATGCGATATGCACGTGCACGTAAGAGAAGGTGCGATGTGTGAATTAGTCACTCCCAAAATTAGAGATGGCGGTGTTTCAGTAGCTTACATCATGCCAAATTTACAGCCTCCCATCACAACATTGGACAGAGTAGTCGAATACAAAAAGACTCTGCAAAAATTGGCTCCTAAGACAACATTTCTCATGAGTCTTTACCTTTCTAAAGAATTGACTCCAGACCTAATTCATGAAGCAGCCCAAAAAGGTGCAATTCATGGAGTCAAATGTTATCCAGCGGGCGTAACAACAAATTCTTCTGCTGGGGTGGATCCAAATGATTTTAGTGTCTTTTACCCAATTTTCAAGGCcatggaagaagaaaatctgGTCTTGAACTTACATGGTGAGAAACCTTCAGTACTGGAAGGAGACGAAGAAGCCATTCATGTATTAAACGCAGAAGAAGCTTTTTTGCCGGCTTTGAGAAAGCTGCATACCGACTTCCCAAACCTGAAAGTGATTTTGGAGCATTGCACCAGTGAGGCTGCCATAAACACCATTGAGGATATAAATAAAGACGTGGTGAATGCTTCAGATGTAAAAGTCGCAGCTACATTGACCGCTCATCACTTGTTCTTGACAATTGATGATTGGGCTGGGAATCCAGTAAATTTTTGCAAACCGGTTGCGAAACTTCCAAATGATAAGAAAGCTTTAGTCAAGGCTGCTGTATCAGGGAAAccatatttcttttttggttcCGACTCAGCTCCTCATCCCGTACAGAATAAGGCCAGGTATATGGGCGTTTGCGCGGGGGTTTACTCACAGTCCTTTGCGATTCCATATATCGCTCAAATCTTCGAAGAGCAAGAGGCTCTAGATAACTTGAAAGGATTTGTTTCAGATTTCGGAATTTCCTTTTATGGCATCGAAGATAGTAAATTAGCCTCTGCCGACAAAGTGGTGCTATTCAAAAGCGAACAGACGGTTCCTCAGTCTATAAGTGACGGGAAGGAAGTAAGCGTTATCCCATTCAAAGCGGGTGATAAACTAAGCTGGTCTGTGAGATGGGAGTCTTGTTGA
- the RPN13 gene encoding proteasome regulatory particle lid subunit RPN13: MSSTVIKFRAGVSEYNEETRLCTPIPVQGEIEIKPNEEEELGFWDFEWRPTEKPIGRELDAISLILIPGETMWIPIKSSKSGRVFALVFSSNERYFFWLQEKSPGNLPLNELSAKDKEIYDKMITVLNNGGESDNEEEIHDEKQKAQDADVDMQD; this comes from the coding sequence ATGAGTTCGACTGTCATTAAATTCAGAGCTGGTGTCAGTGAATATAACGAAGAGACTCGTCTATGTACACCAATTCCGGTTCAGGGTGAGATCGAGATTAAAccaaatgaagaagaagaactagGGTTCTGGGACTTTGAATGGCGTCCCACTGAAAAGCCGATAGGAAGGGAACTGGATGctatttctttgattttgattccTGGAGAGACAATGTGGATTCCAATAAAATCTAGTAAGAGTGGTAGAGTGTTTGCTTTGGTCTTCTCTTCTAATGAAAGATACTTCTTCTGGCTGCAAGAAAAGAGCCCAGGAAACCTGCCTTTAAATGAATTGAGCGCtaaagacaaagaaatttACGATAAGATGATCACTGTGCTCAATAATGGAGGTGAAAgtgataatgaagaagaaattcatGACGAAAAGCAGAAAGCACAAGATGCAGATGTTGATATGCAAGACTAG